The nucleotide sequence GGGATGTGCGGCAACCGGAGCGTCCCGGCGGGCGGAGGCGTGGGGCAACCCGGGCGTGCCGATGTTATCTGGTATAGCCCGCGCAGGCGGGCTTCGCATGGGTAGCCCGCGGCTTCAGCCGCCGGGCTACGGGGCGAATACCGGTTTGGATACTTAATCTTCATCACAACAGGTTCACACTGAAAAGAAAGGAGATTTCCAATGAGCAACGTTCTTGATCAAGTCATGGACATGCTGCGCGAAGCGGCGGTTCCCTTTGAATTGATACACCATCGCGCCGACTTTACCGCGCAGGAAACCGCGCAGGACACGCACACTCCGGGGCGCCGGTTCATCAAAACCGTGGTGGTGCGGGTTGATGATGATCTGGCGCTGGCGCTGCTCCCCGCCCCGCGCATGGTAAACCTCGAGGCTCTCCAGCAGGCCCTGGGCGCCTCCCGGGTGCGTCTCGCCAGCGAAGCGGAGATTGCCGAGCGTTTCCCCACCTGCGAAGTGGGAGCCTTGCCGCC is from Chloroflexaceae bacterium and encodes:
- a CDS encoding YbaK/EbsC family protein, encoding MSNVLDQVMDMLREAAVPFELIHHRADFTAQETAQDTHTPGRRFIKTVVVRVDDDLALALLPAPRMVNLEALQQALGASRVRLASEAEIAERFPTCEVGALPPFGSLFGAPVYSDLHLDDEEQVTFTAGTHRDAIRMRYGDLRRLVGATPLAFAE